A genome region from Proteus vulgaris includes the following:
- the seqA gene encoding replication initiation negative regulator SeqA, whose product MKKIEIDDELYRYIASETRHIGESASDILRRLLKLDAKQPVQPVVVTESVQAPVIKQEAEPTPITPAKNPIREMRELLLSDSYAEKTKSVDRFLQILSTLYSLDSATFTQSAETVHGRTRIYFAGDEQTLLDSGRHTKPRHISGTPFWVITNSNTERKRTMVQSIMQDMQFPANEIDKVCGTI is encoded by the coding sequence ATGAAAAAGATAGAAATTGATGACGAACTTTACCGCTATATTGCTAGCGAAACTAGACATATCGGTGAAAGCGCTTCAGATATTTTAAGGCGTCTACTGAAGCTCGATGCCAAACAGCCCGTACAACCAGTCGTTGTCACTGAGTCAGTACAAGCACCTGTTATTAAACAGGAAGCTGAACCTACACCTATTACACCAGCAAAAAATCCGATCCGTGAAATGCGAGAACTGCTGTTATCTGACAGTTACGCAGAAAAAACAAAATCAGTTGATCGCTTTTTACAGATCCTGTCTACATTATATAGCCTAGATAGCGCTACATTTACTCAATCTGCTGAAACAGTACATGGACGAACACGTATCTATTTTGCTGGTGATGAACAAACATTACTCGATAGTGGACGTCATACAAAACCGCGCCATATTTCAGGCACGCCGTTTTGGGTTATCACTAACTCAAATACAGAGCGTAAAAGAACGATGGTACAAAGCATCATGCAGGATATGCAATTCCCTGCAAATGAGATTGATAAGGTGTGTGGAACTATCTAA
- the ybfF gene encoding esterase, translating into MKLNTLLNYQLHQPETTPTSSLPIVLIHGLFGDLNNLGVLGRALRQDNTVIQIDVRNHGHSPHSESMNYQDMAQDVLTLLDSLTISKAIIIGHSMGGKIAMAMTALAPKRIANIIVIDMSPVAYNVRRHDKIFAALEAVTKSGVTRRQDAAEIMRPFIKEEGVIPFLLKSFKNGEWLFNLPAIKNAYSDIIGWQEVPAWHHPVLFIRGGLSPYILDEYRENIARQFPLATAFVVANTGHWVHSEKPDTVIKAIRRFLEKA; encoded by the coding sequence ATGAAACTCAATACATTATTAAATTATCAATTACATCAACCAGAAACGACACCGACATCGAGTTTACCTATCGTCTTGATCCATGGCCTTTTTGGTGATCTTAATAATTTAGGCGTTTTAGGTCGTGCACTTCGTCAAGATAATACCGTGATACAAATTGATGTACGTAACCATGGACACTCTCCTCATAGCGAAAGTATGAATTATCAAGATATGGCACAAGATGTGCTCACATTGCTTGATAGTTTAACTATCTCAAAAGCCATTATTATTGGGCACTCAATGGGAGGAAAAATTGCAATGGCGATGACAGCATTAGCCCCCAAACGTATCGCCAACATTATTGTTATTGATATGTCGCCTGTTGCTTATAACGTTCGCCGCCATGACAAAATTTTTGCTGCGCTTGAAGCCGTAACAAAATCTGGAGTTACACGCCGTCAAGATGCGGCGGAAATCATGCGTCCTTTTATTAAAGAGGAAGGCGTGATCCCGTTTTTACTCAAATCATTCAAAAATGGTGAATGGCTATTTAATTTGCCTGCAATAAAAAATGCTTATTCAGACATTATTGGCTGGCAAGAGGTGCCTGCTTGGCATCATCCAGTGTTATTTATTCGTGGCGGTTTATCACCTTATATTTTAGATGAGTATCGTGAAAACATCGCTCGTCAATTTCCTCTCGCGACTGCCTTTGTTGTCGCAAATACAGGGCATTGGGTACATTCAGAAAAACCCGATACGGTTATTAAAGCCATCCGTCGTTTTCTAGAGAAAGCTTAG
- the ybfE gene encoding LexA regulated protein, with amino-acid sequence MAKEQTDRTTLDLFADERRPGRPKTNPLSRDEQLRINKRNQLRRDRVNGLRRVELKLNEDAVNALNELATEKNVSRSELIEEILLEQLAQNHALKRYQNKNS; translated from the coding sequence ATGGCAAAAGAACAAACTGATCGCACCACACTGGATTTGTTCGCAGATGAACGCAGACCTGGGCGACCTAAAACGAACCCGCTTTCTCGGGATGAACAGCTTAGAATTAATAAACGCAATCAATTAAGACGTGACAGAGTTAATGGCTTACGTCGAGTTGAGTTAAAATTAAATGAAGATGCTGTGAATGCTCTCAATGAGTTGGCGACAGAAAAAAACGTCAGTCGTAGTGAGCTTATTGAAGAAATACTACTAGAGCAATTGGCGCAAAATCACGCTTTAAAAAGGTATCAAAACAAAAATAGCTAG